TATTCCCGGCCTTATCGGCGGCAGTGTTATCATTGAATCAATTTTCGCTCTCCCCGGACTAGGGCAGCTTTTTTATAATGCGGTCATGTCTCGCGACTATTCATTAATAATGGGAAGTCTTGTTCTTGGCGCACTGCTGACCTTGGCTGGCAACTTGCTGGCTGATGTTGCATATGGCTTTGCCGATCCCCGCATTCGGGCCGGAGGTAAGGACTGATGCGTAATAAAAAACCACTGACACCCCCTACTCGTTTTCAAAGGTACGGATTGCTGATTATGGGCCTTACTCTTGTAGGAACGATTTCTATAGCGGCAATTTTTGCGCCACTTCTAACTCCTTACGATCCATTTGCTTTGAATGTGGATAATCTTTTACAGGCTCCGAACTCGACTCATCTGTTCGGCACAGATGCTTTAGGGCGTGATGTTTTTTCACGTATTCTCTATGGCGGACGAGTTTCGCTATGGGTCGGATTTGTGGCAGTTGGAATTTCAACAGCAATAGGCCTTGTGTTAGGTCTGACCGCAGGGTACTTCGGAGGTCTCGTTGATGAAATCATCATGCGCGGCGTTGACGTGATGCTCTGCTTCCCTTCATTTTTCCTAATTCTGGCAGTTATTGCGTTCCTTGAACCGGGTCTTATGAACATTATGATCGTGATCGGATTCACTTCATGGATGGGCGTAGCTAGGCTAGTTCGCGCGGAGACGTTATCACTTCGAAAGCGTGATTTTGTGCAAGCTTCGAAGCTTGCCGGAGCGGGACCGATCCGCATCATGGCTACACATATTCTGCCCAATGCGATTACACCTGTGCTTGTTTCGGCAACACTTGGCGTAGCGGGCGCAATACTTGTAGAATCATCGCTCAGCTTTCTAGGGCTCGGAGTTCAACCGCCTGATCCGTCTTGGGGCAATCTGCTTATGGACGGAAAAGAGGTGCTCGAAATTGCTCCATGGCTATCAATTTTCCCAGGAATGGCAATACTGCTTACAGTTCTCGGCTACAATCTACTTGGTGAAGCTTTGCGTGACATTCTTGATCCCCGACTCAAACAGTAAACAGGATACTAAATGCTGGAACTGCTTAGAATACGTGACCTTGCTCTAATCGAAGACGCTGAAATAGAATTCGCACCGGGAATGAACACTCTGACGGGTGAAACCGGTGCGGGTAAATCTTTCATTTTGCGCGCCATAGATTTCTTAACGGGTCAGCGCATGGCTCCCGACATGGTCCGTCCCGGGAAAGAGCAGGCTCTTGTTGAAGCTATATTTGTCCATCCAGACGGGCATGAATCTATCGTACGCAGGGTTCTTTCCGCTGAAACGGGCCGCAGCAGAGTTTATGTAAACGACAAGCTCAGCTCACAGGGAATCATCCGAGATTTAGGCGCAACCATGATCCTGCATACCAGTCAGCACGCTCAGCAAAAACTAATGCAACCCGCCTATCAATGTGCTGTGCTCGATACTTTTCTTAAAGATAAATCCCTGCCGCGAGTAAAAGACTCCATTTTGACTTCATTGCGGGAACTTTTAGCTAAAAAAGAAGATCTCAAGAACAAATCCGCTACGTTACTTGAAAAAAAAGATTTCCTCGAATTTCAACGTGCGGCAATAGATAAAGTAGCTCCTTACCCCGGTGAGGAAGACGAGCTTCTCAAAAAGAAAAACGCGCTCCGCAAGCAGGATGATGCAGGAAAATGCATCGAGAATGCTATGGATATTATGCGCGGAAAAGCCGATTTAGTAGGAGGTCTTGCGGACCTGTCTGCTGAAATGGAACGAGTCTGTGAGCTTTTCCCAGATTATGAAAAAGACAGGGAATCCGTAGTCGAGTTCAAACATTTCCTTGATGAACTGGCCGGAAGGTTGCGCGCTCAGCCAATGGACTTCGAGGTCGAAGATTCTATTGACGATATCGAAAGTAGGCTTTTTGATCTTTCGAAACTTAAGCGCAAACTGGGCCGTACGCTTGATCAAATCGTCGATATGCAGAAAGAAATCGAGGACAATCTGAACTTTCTTGATTCCTGCGCAATTGAAATAGCTCAGCTTGAACGTAAAGAAAAAGAGCTTGTAGAAAAGCTCACCACTGCTCTTGAAGCTCTTTATGAAGCGAGAAAGGTCGCGGATAAGAAGCTTACTTCGCGCATTGAATCCGAGCTAAAACAACTTGGATTCTCAGACCATGTACGAGTAGAATTTGAATTTCAACCACATGAGCTTTATCCGGGCCTAAATGAGATGCGCGGCAGGCTAATGTGGATTCCAAACCCTGGCCAGTCCGCACAGCCGCTCGATAAAATTGCGTCCGGCGGAGAGCTTTCCCGCTTCCTGCTGGCCATTGCAGGCCTTCAAGGTGAAGCAGACAAACCTAGTCTCATATTCGATGAAATTGATTCTGGCATTGGCGGAGCCACACTGAACCGAGTTGGCGAAAAGATGCAGGAACTGGCAGATCGTCAACAATTGATTGTCATCACTCATTGGCCTCAGCTTGCGAAACTCGCGGACAGGCACTTTCTGATTCATAAAGGTGTGGTTAACAAAGAAACTTTCACCACTTGCCGTCAGCTTGATGCGCCAGAAGTTGAAGCTGAACTTTCACGAATGGAAGGCAAGGAATAAGCCTTTTAAGCCTCAATTTTAGCCTATTAAGTAACATGTTCAATGTTTTTCACGCTTTTCTTAAAAAAAGTATTGACGACAAAGCAAAGCAGGAATAATTTGGTTTCTCGTTCTTTGAATTACAAATAAACAACTCATGAAGAGGATGCGAGGGATCTGGCCCGTCGACCATCCGGCAACCTGCTATTTTATAGCAAGGTGCCAAACCTCCCGTTCGGGACCATGAGTGAAGATTCAACACAGATTTTTCAAAAAGCACTTCCAGACATGGAGGTGCTTTTTTTGTTTCTGATACTTTTAGAACAACCTAAGTCACTGCCCGCAGTGATGAATAAAGTGGGAAGATTTATGATAATTGCGCGCCCACTAAAAAAACAGATGCCGCTAAAATGCCCACGCTGACAGGAATAACTACTCCAGGGCATTCAAGGGAGTAGGACGCAAACACGGAGATTTTTAACATGACAAACATTGTCAAAAAAGCATCATGCAACAGGCCTTCCGGAGTCATTAAGTTTTTATGTAAAGACAGTCATAGCGAGGTGCAGCCAAAGGATTATAGTGATCCGCTAGCCCTGCTCGGTGACATAAAAATATTAAAGCTTAATGAACAGCAAGAAGAAGAACTCCGCGAAATACTTAGCAAGGAAGTAGCCGAATGCGGTCCTTGCGAAATATGGAAAAATCGCACATTCCGCAAAAACTTGATTCTATCCTTCGGCAAGGTTGTATAACAACCTGTTTCACTTGCTTTGCCGTATATATTTTTTCGATAAATAAGTTTAAATTAGGCTCTTCTTGTTTGCGTTTATTCGCAGCCAAGAAGAGCTTTCTTATATTTTAGCAATAGCGCATTGCTTTTGCGAGCTGGTATGGTTAAAACCTGTACAACGTTTATTCACAGGGAGATCACATGACTTTAAAAAACATTTCTATATTTTTCATCCTTACTGCTGCTTTATTGATTTGCACAGCACCTTCCGCCATGGCTCAGGAAAAAAGTTTTACAATAATCAACCACACAAAAGGAACCATCCGAGTGTGGGGCAAAAGCAACGAATTTGAATTTGGTAGAGTCAAAGCTCGCACCTTGGCAGCATGTTCATGCAATGCTCTTTATAATAAGGATTGCTTTGATAAAAAAGGTGGTAAAGCTAAAATAAAATTAGCTCTTGAAGACAAAAACGGCATCGACATGTGGTCCGGAGATTCATGTATAAAACTCTACATCGCTCCGGGCACAAACATTGATGTGACCATGGCCCCA
This window of the Maridesulfovibrio frigidus DSM 17176 genome carries:
- a CDS encoding ABC transporter permease; the encoded protein is MRNKKPLTPPTRFQRYGLLIMGLTLVGTISIAAIFAPLLTPYDPFALNVDNLLQAPNSTHLFGTDALGRDVFSRILYGGRVSLWVGFVAVGISTAIGLVLGLTAGYFGGLVDEIIMRGVDVMLCFPSFFLILAVIAFLEPGLMNIMIVIGFTSWMGVARLVRAETLSLRKRDFVQASKLAGAGPIRIMATHILPNAITPVLVSATLGVAGAILVESSLSFLGLGVQPPDPSWGNLLMDGKEVLEIAPWLSIFPGMAILLTVLGYNLLGEALRDILDPRLKQ
- a CDS encoding DNA repair protein RecN, which produces MLELLRIRDLALIEDAEIEFAPGMNTLTGETGAGKSFILRAIDFLTGQRMAPDMVRPGKEQALVEAIFVHPDGHESIVRRVLSAETGRSRVYVNDKLSSQGIIRDLGATMILHTSQHAQQKLMQPAYQCAVLDTFLKDKSLPRVKDSILTSLRELLAKKEDLKNKSATLLEKKDFLEFQRAAIDKVAPYPGEEDELLKKKNALRKQDDAGKCIENAMDIMRGKADLVGGLADLSAEMERVCELFPDYEKDRESVVEFKHFLDELAGRLRAQPMDFEVEDSIDDIESRLFDLSKLKRKLGRTLDQIVDMQKEIEDNLNFLDSCAIEIAQLERKEKELVEKLTTALEALYEARKVADKKLTSRIESELKQLGFSDHVRVEFEFQPHELYPGLNEMRGRLMWIPNPGQSAQPLDKIASGGELSRFLLAIAGLQGEADKPSLIFDEIDSGIGGATLNRVGEKMQELADRQQLIVITHWPQLAKLADRHFLIHKGVVNKETFTTCRQLDAPEVEAELSRMEGKE